ATGTCTTTTCTGATAGTTCGATCTGTGACCAGCCTGAAAGCCGACGGTTCTCCTTCAACCACTCCCCGAATCGATACATAAGCCTTCCCCTTTCTGTAAACCAGAGCGGCGACCAAACAGATGTTTCCTTTTGTTGGTTCCAATATAGCAGGAGTAGGAATAAAAATCATCAGTTTTCTGATATGTCAGAAATTTTACATTTGACGATTCTTGTCGAATCCGCTCTGTACAAGGGATGAAGAGCAACAGTAACTCAATATTTTCGGTTTTGTAGCACAACTGTAAAAAAATAAAGCTTTGAGTATAGAAAATAATGACAATTATTTTGATTTCAAGAGATTATGGTAGGGTAGAGGAATAGAAGACTTCATAAAGAATAAGTGATGAAGAGAGTACTTGGATCGTGGGGTGAGGAAGTGGAGTTGAACGAGGCAATCATCGAGCGGATGAAGGAGCTCGCAGCGGAACGGAATATGACCATCCATCAAGTGATTCAAAAAGGTGGATTGAATCAAGCTACGATTTCAGAGCTGATGAGCGGACGAACAAAACATCCGAAGGTAAGTACAATTCAGAAGTTTTGTGATGGTCTAAATATCAATCTAAATGATTTCTTTAATGATCAAAGATTTACTTGAGTTTATCCATAAACCAAAAGAGTCAAAGATACTCGGATGTGAGGCTATCTTTGACTCTTTTCATATGCCTATTTCAATAGTTAATCCACTGCTCTTAATGTTTTTTCTGCATTTAAAATTATACCTGATTTATTATTTATTTCTATTTGACTGCCATTGCGCTTCATTAACTCTAGAATTTCTTTAGAATCTAGATCTGGTTTTTTTGATTTGAGTACAGAAATAAAAGCTGTGACCAGAGGTGCTGTTGCAGAACTTCCAGTGAAATAAGTTAGACCATTGTCTGAGGACTTAGTAGTCAGTAAATCAGAACCAGATGCAAAAATATCGATGTTATCGATATTAGGTGTATCAACTACACGTCTATTGTTATCGACTGCTCCGACGCCGATAACACCTTCATAGGAAATAGGATAATAGTCAAGTGATGGATCATTATTTTCAGCGGCTGCTACAACAATTATATTTTTATCTATAGCAGATTTGATTGCATTTTCTAGCTCAATGGTATTTTTAGGTGTAGCTAAGCTTATATTGATGATGTCTACATTTTTTGAAACAGCCGTATTAATGGCTTTAGCTAATTGTTCAGACGTCATACCCATGTCAGTTCCAGCCTGAATAGACAATATAGAGGTATTTGGTATAAGGCCCCCAGGTGTCGTGTGTCCATTTCCTGTACTTACTAAAATACCGCCTACCATGGTTCCATGCATTTGTTGGGAAAGACCTTGGTTACTCTCTAAATATTCTTGATTAATTTTTGCATCTTTTAAAAATTTATTAGTTGTATTTATACCGGTATCAATCACTGCAATTTTTAAATCAATTGATTGTGTATGGGGAAAAATATCTTGTGCATTTATGGTTTTAAGCGTTTCCCCATATAAGCCCTTGTTTTTAAAATTATTATAATACTCTGTACCCATAAAAATAAGCGTTGAGAGTGCTATTACAAGCAACATATAGTTAAAGATTTTTTTTTTCATAGATTGACCTTCTCCCTTAGTAAAGTTACCTTTACGTAAAGTAAGCTTTACGTAAAGGTAACTTTACTGTATAATTCTTATTAGAGCAATGAAGTTGAAACGAAAAGAGGTGAAATTATTGTTAAACAGGTTAGCAGAAGTTAGAGGAAGTTTTAATTGTTCTCAAGAACAATTAGCGTCTGATCTTAAAGTGTCGCGTCAAACAATCATTTCTATTGAAAAAGGTCGATATAACCCCTCACTGCCCCTTGCTTTAAAAATTGCTAAAAAATTCAATTTACATGTAGAAGATATTTTCATTATCGAGGAGGACAACGATGATTTATAGAAAATTATATTTAGGATTAGGGGTATTTTTCTCCTTATCTACAATCTTGTTATTGTCATTCAGCGTATTTAGTAAAACATCTGATTTAGGTATGGCATTTTTGTCACAGCTCTCTCTTGCTTTAATTTCTTTGACCATGTGGCACTTATACCCAGAAATGAAAGAAAATGATGAAAGAATTAAAAATATTAAACGAAAAATGCTTTCTATTTTAAGTGTGACACTAACTGTTCTTATTTTAATTCTTTTCACATGGATGACTTTTTTTGAATTACCTTTTAAAGCTTCCGATGTTTTAAATATAGTTCTCTTTTTAATTGTTTTAGTTGCAACTTCCACTTTAGTTTTTTTATCAAAAAGATATTAAAAAAGCTTTCTATTTTATAGAAAGCTTTTTTTTATTATGATTTTGCTTTTGCGATGCAGTATCCCCAGTTGAATCCTGAGATTGCTGCTGCTCCTGAAAGACATGCGATACATCCAGCGCCTGCAGTGATTACACAAGCTCCTCCACAAATAACA
This region of Exiguobacterium marinum DSM 16307 genomic DNA includes:
- a CDS encoding S8 family peptidase, encoding MKKKIFNYMLLVIALSTLIFMGTEYYNNFKNKGLYGETLKTINAQDIFPHTQSIDLKIAVIDTGINTTNKFLKDAKINQEYLESNQGLSQQMHGTMVGGILVSTGNGHTTPGGLIPNTSILSIQAGTDMGMTSEQLAKAINTAVSKNVDIINISLATPKNTIELENAIKSAIDKNIIVVAAAENNDPSLDYYPISYEGVIGVGAVDNNRRVVDTPNIDNIDIFASGSDLLTTKSSDNGLTYFTGSSATAPLVTAFISVLKSKKPDLDSKEILELMKRNGSQIEINNKSGIILNAEKTLRAVD
- a CDS encoding helix-turn-helix transcriptional regulator, whose amino-acid sequence is MLNRLAEVRGSFNCSQEQLASDLKVSRQTIISIEKGRYNPSLPLALKIAKKFNLHVEDIFIIEEDNDDL
- a CDS encoding helix-turn-helix domain-containing protein, yielding MKRVLGSWGEEVELNEAIIERMKELAAERNMTIHQVIQKGGLNQATISELMSGRTKHPKVSTIQKFCDGLNINLNDFFNDQRFT